The following are from one region of the Alicyclobacillus fastidiosus genome:
- a CDS encoding YwhD family protein, with protein MQKLNLTGTSKHQTDDEMKGLSAIFVDGDEVFVDNGAIHAKSRLEVGIKFVPSLEEVPNPRRIEGVWITLKRQESGLGYTGAMPFELWIDSANKLGYKKLSDHVNQMDKAVRGQVDVSRMSSEAIQKVGQYVQMVRPDLWENATDAFRSAFSS; from the coding sequence ATGCAGAAGCTAAACTTGACGGGTACTTCCAAGCATCAGACAGACGACGAGATGAAGGGCCTCTCTGCCATCTTTGTCGATGGCGATGAGGTATTTGTAGATAATGGGGCAATCCACGCGAAGAGCCGACTGGAAGTCGGTATCAAGTTCGTTCCGTCGCTCGAAGAGGTGCCGAACCCGAGACGCATTGAAGGCGTTTGGATCACGCTCAAGCGTCAGGAGAGTGGCCTGGGCTACACGGGGGCGATGCCTTTTGAATTATGGATTGACTCTGCGAACAAGTTGGGGTACAAAAAACTGTCGGACCATGTCAACCAGATGGACAAAGCGGTCCGCGGCCAAGTTGATGTAAGCAGGATGTCGTCCGAGGCAATCCAGAAAGTAGGTCAGTACGTGCAAATGGTCCGGCCTGATCTGTGGGAGAATGCGACGGATGCGTTCCGCAGTGCTTTTTCTTCGTAG
- a CDS encoding SpoIID/LytB domain-containing protein yields the protein MSTCTTKLALALCAVGASVTALTVTTTPKAKAAQTIYNTSVPSTIRIAIRENNWSGEPDPRGRITYVQSLPFYEYCEDVLPNEWFPSWNSESLKAGAMAIKMFAWYHHLHPVTIDGFTFDVDNTTNFQLFRYMSAQPTTNAAFNAIQNQAYTNPNGEIIELNYRAGIQNDPNWQYRNAQKMAQWGSQYWAQQGQTFQQILQFYYVNRSLYRIQ from the coding sequence GTGTCCACCTGTACAACAAAATTAGCATTGGCGCTTTGCGCCGTGGGCGCCTCAGTGACAGCTCTGACAGTCACCACCACACCGAAGGCCAAGGCGGCACAGACCATCTACAATACCAGCGTGCCGTCGACGATACGCATCGCAATCCGCGAAAACAATTGGAGTGGTGAGCCAGACCCACGCGGACGCATTACTTACGTCCAATCGTTACCGTTTTATGAATACTGCGAAGATGTGCTGCCGAACGAATGGTTTCCTTCCTGGAACTCAGAGTCCCTGAAAGCCGGGGCAATGGCCATCAAAATGTTTGCATGGTACCACCATCTACACCCAGTGACCATCGACGGCTTTACGTTCGACGTCGACAACACGACAAACTTTCAACTGTTCCGCTATATGTCGGCTCAGCCGACGACCAATGCCGCGTTTAACGCCATTCAAAACCAGGCGTACACGAACCCAAACGGCGAAATTATCGAATTGAATTATCGCGCAGGCATCCAAAATGACCCGAACTGGCAATATCGCAATGCGCAGAAAATGGCGCAGTGGGGTTCGCAGTACTGGGCTCAACAGGGGCAAACGTTCCAACAGATTCTTCAGTTTTACTACGTCAATCGTTCACTCTACAGAATTCAGTAA
- a CDS encoding pyridoxal phosphate-dependent aminotransferase: MDIRLAERINRLPAQFFAALTKRVAEVQAQGYDVINLGQGNPDLPTPPHVVEALRRAALDPATHRYAPFRGLPRLKQAVADFYRRTYGVSLDPEQEVAILVGGKTGLVEIAELYLEHGDIALVPDPGYPDYLSGIELAGGMARPMPITKENGYLPNLDEVSLEEWAKAKVWYLNYPSNPTGAGATSEFFDAVIERAHEHQVVVVHDFAYGAIGYDGKQPPSFLQQPGAKEVGVEIYTMSKTYNMAGWRVAFAVGNKDVIAHLNLIQDHYYVSIFPAVQEAAIVALGPDQSSVHALVDTYQRRRDAFVAAAGEHGLAVPAPAGSFFCWLPTPKGVDSVTFAEQLLVGAHVAVAPGRGFGEHGEGYVRVGLLTTEDRLREAARRIADFVHANYA; encoded by the coding sequence GTGGATATCCGCCTAGCTGAACGAATCAATCGATTGCCCGCGCAATTTTTTGCGGCGCTCACCAAACGGGTGGCCGAAGTACAGGCGCAGGGATACGACGTGATCAACCTCGGTCAAGGAAACCCGGACTTGCCGACTCCCCCTCACGTGGTGGAGGCCTTGCGCAGGGCCGCGCTCGATCCAGCCACGCATCGCTATGCTCCATTTCGTGGACTGCCGCGGTTAAAACAGGCAGTGGCTGACTTCTACCGCCGGACCTACGGTGTATCGCTGGATCCTGAGCAGGAGGTCGCGATTCTCGTCGGCGGCAAGACTGGTCTAGTCGAAATCGCCGAGCTCTATCTCGAACACGGGGACATCGCGCTTGTACCTGACCCTGGATATCCGGATTACCTGAGCGGGATTGAGTTGGCAGGTGGGATGGCGCGTCCGATGCCGATTACGAAAGAAAACGGGTATCTCCCGAACCTCGATGAAGTTTCCCTCGAGGAGTGGGCAAAGGCCAAGGTCTGGTACCTGAACTATCCGAGCAACCCGACTGGTGCGGGTGCGACATCGGAGTTTTTCGATGCGGTCATCGAGCGGGCGCACGAGCATCAAGTGGTGGTCGTGCACGACTTCGCGTATGGGGCCATCGGCTACGACGGGAAGCAGCCGCCTTCATTCTTGCAACAGCCCGGCGCCAAAGAGGTTGGCGTCGAGATATACACGATGAGCAAGACGTACAACATGGCTGGATGGCGCGTGGCGTTTGCCGTGGGGAACAAGGACGTCATCGCCCACTTAAACTTGATTCAGGACCACTACTACGTATCGATCTTTCCGGCCGTCCAGGAAGCGGCGATCGTAGCGCTTGGCCCTGATCAATCGTCGGTGCACGCCCTCGTCGACACGTATCAGCGGCGCAGAGATGCGTTCGTGGCTGCGGCCGGGGAGCATGGGCTCGCCGTTCCGGCACCAGCGGGGTCATTTTTTTGTTGGTTACCGACTCCGAAGGGCGTGGATTCGGTGACGTTTGCCGAACAACTGTTGGTCGGAGCGCATGTCGCCGTGGCACCAGGGCGTGGGTTTGGCGAGCACGGTGAGGGATACGTGCGCGTGGGATTACTCACCACGGAGGATAGACTGCGGGAAGCGGCGAGGCGCATCGCTGACTTCGTTCATGCGAATTACGCGTAG
- a CDS encoding FtsW/RodA/SpoVE family cell cycle protein, translating to MLRRNIRDLDFTVFGVLLLLAAYGTIAVDAATHSHANPYIPSHIMVKQIVYEIVGIIALLVTTVFDYRVLRKYRWWLYGFSALLLLVVFGFPATSGAHSWINLKVVTIQPSELAKIALIIWLAAFMAEIDESEMPDYRLRKVWVLAPIVIVPFALTFEEPALGQALVIMALALTMYTVFAKRTHFAMIMLFVVIIVFGFSVAAVMFPDQSEVFINHVIVGKLHLLKSYQASRITTWLDPNYDVRNDGYNVHMAQIAIGSGQLFGEGLFNGIETKGAWVPNQWTDYIFSAVGEEFGFVGAAVLVLLFLMLMYRLIKIAATTDDYFGMYMAVGIIGMFSFQVFENIGMDMYLSPSTGITLPFISYGGTSLVVDYIAVGLVLSVGVRRRKLRFD from the coding sequence ATGCTACGTCGCAACATTCGTGATCTGGATTTCACCGTGTTTGGCGTCCTCCTGCTGTTGGCCGCATATGGGACCATCGCGGTCGACGCTGCGACACACAGCCACGCAAATCCCTATATTCCCAGCCATATTATGGTGAAGCAGATCGTGTACGAAATCGTGGGGATCATCGCGCTGTTGGTCACGACCGTCTTCGACTACCGGGTTCTTCGCAAGTACCGGTGGTGGCTGTACGGATTTTCGGCACTCCTGCTCCTGGTCGTGTTCGGCTTTCCGGCCACCAGCGGCGCGCACTCGTGGATCAACCTCAAAGTGGTGACGATCCAGCCGTCGGAGTTGGCGAAAATCGCCTTGATCATCTGGTTGGCTGCGTTTATGGCCGAGATCGATGAGAGCGAAATGCCTGACTATCGCTTGCGCAAGGTGTGGGTGCTCGCACCCATCGTCATCGTTCCCTTCGCGCTGACGTTCGAAGAGCCGGCACTGGGACAAGCGCTCGTCATCATGGCGCTGGCTTTGACGATGTATACGGTGTTCGCGAAACGGACGCACTTTGCCATGATCATGCTGTTCGTCGTCATCATCGTGTTCGGCTTCAGCGTCGCGGCTGTCATGTTCCCAGATCAATCCGAGGTGTTTATCAATCACGTCATCGTCGGCAAGTTGCACCTGTTGAAAAGCTATCAGGCTAGTCGGATCACGACCTGGCTAGATCCCAACTACGATGTTCGCAATGACGGCTACAACGTGCACATGGCGCAAATCGCCATCGGCAGCGGGCAACTGTTCGGGGAGGGGCTGTTCAACGGGATCGAGACCAAGGGCGCCTGGGTCCCGAACCAGTGGACTGACTATATCTTCTCTGCCGTCGGCGAGGAGTTCGGATTTGTCGGCGCGGCTGTACTCGTCCTCTTGTTCTTGATGCTGATGTATCGTTTAATCAAAATTGCGGCGACGACCGATGACTATTTCGGCATGTACATGGCGGTGGGTATCATTGGGATGTTCTCGTTCCAGGTGTTTGAAAACATCGGCATGGACATGTACCTCAGCCCATCGACGGGTATCACGTTGCCTTTTATCAGTTACGGGGGAACGTCTCTGGTCGTCGACTACATCGCGGTTGGGCTGGTTCTCAGCGTCGGTGTGCGGCGAAGAAAACTGCGCTTTGATTAA
- a CDS encoding glycerophosphodiester phosphodiesterase, which translates to MSSHPFTDGAEFLTMAHRGASMRAPANTWPAFELAWKMGANVIETDVHWTKDDRLVVCHDDVVDRVTEHTGRIRDLTYGELRTLDFGYRFTLDEGKTFPFRGKGVQIMTFDELLERLPDVRVNVDLKPKEPRVASFLRILDEHNAFHRVMLASFSHQTLVEARARTPRVATSASTREVVEFLLRIPSLLRLFGRDAKVPYLALQVPRSAWGRPLVNRHFVERAKAIGVAVHVWTVNDEKQMQELVEAGVDGIVTDCPDICLKVLHASV; encoded by the coding sequence ATGTCCTCGCATCCGTTCACGGATGGTGCAGAATTTTTGACGATGGCGCACCGCGGAGCTTCGATGAGGGCGCCTGCCAACACTTGGCCGGCGTTTGAATTGGCGTGGAAAATGGGCGCGAACGTCATCGAGACGGACGTTCACTGGACGAAGGACGACCGACTCGTGGTCTGTCACGACGACGTCGTCGATCGCGTCACGGAACATACCGGTCGCATTCGCGACCTGACGTACGGGGAGTTGCGGACACTCGACTTCGGTTACCGATTCACGCTCGACGAAGGTAAGACCTTTCCGTTTCGCGGGAAGGGCGTGCAGATCATGACCTTCGACGAGTTGCTCGAACGCCTGCCGGACGTGCGAGTGAACGTCGATTTAAAGCCGAAAGAGCCGCGAGTGGCTTCGTTTCTTCGCATCCTCGACGAACACAACGCGTTTCACCGCGTCATGCTGGCGTCGTTTTCGCATCAAACCCTGGTCGAGGCGCGAGCTCGAACGCCTAGGGTAGCGACCAGCGCGTCGACGCGGGAAGTGGTTGAATTTCTCCTGCGCATCCCGTCGCTCCTGCGCTTGTTCGGCAGGGACGCAAAGGTGCCGTATTTGGCCCTCCAGGTTCCCAGGTCCGCCTGGGGCAGACCGCTGGTCAATCGACATTTTGTCGAGCGGGCCAAGGCCATCGGCGTGGCCGTTCACGTGTGGACTGTCAACGACGAGAAGCAGATGCAGGAGCTGGTCGAAGCCGGCGTCGACGGCATTGTCACCGATTGCCCGGATATCTGCCTGAAGGTTCTCCACGCATCGGTGTAA
- a CDS encoding putative peptidoglycan glycosyltransferase FtsW — MRTKRHQPDYILMIAVLMLTGIGIITVYSASTVVDLHQGMSADHMAIRQLLASLFGLLVFAGATFAPYHTWFRHAPKLLLASVALLLVVLVPGIGHSSHGATRWLGSSSIHLQPSAVAIIVVVIYLSFLLTKKMTVLHDTRRAFRPAMVVVMMLTALVFIEPDMGTSMALFGTAVVVMFASGLRMRPLIISLGILAPIGYLLIHFASYRSSRMTAFLHPFSAASQQGSGYQLIQGLTAIANGGLTGRGFDLSVMATGYLPEPYTDFIFAVFTEQWGWLGDAGLLAIFAVLIWRGFRVARYARDRFGALLAIGLTSTIIIQAAINLGAVTWLLPVTGIPLPFISYGGTAIVINLLAMGILMSVSRETADTVTDVDSLAEILSVDEFRAERGQTSQPMSSRAQRPAQVTNLSSRRGAWPAGTNAQKSRSDESSQMRRNLSLTWKAQQEASATRENRTSRRNHSDDKESRKHKR, encoded by the coding sequence TTGCGGACCAAACGGCATCAGCCAGATTACATTCTTATGATCGCGGTCCTTATGCTCACAGGGATCGGCATCATTACCGTATACTCCGCCAGCACGGTCGTGGACCTACACCAGGGGATGTCGGCAGACCACATGGCCATCCGGCAGCTTTTGGCGAGCCTATTCGGCCTCTTAGTGTTCGCCGGAGCCACCTTTGCGCCGTACCACACGTGGTTCAGGCACGCGCCAAAGCTGCTGCTCGCATCGGTGGCTCTACTCCTCGTCGTCCTCGTTCCCGGCATAGGTCACAGCAGTCACGGCGCGACACGGTGGTTGGGCTCCTCGAGCATTCACCTGCAGCCGTCTGCGGTCGCCATCATCGTCGTCGTCATCTACTTGTCCTTTTTGCTGACGAAGAAGATGACGGTGCTCCACGACACGCGCCGAGCCTTCCGGCCAGCGATGGTAGTCGTGATGATGCTTACCGCGCTCGTGTTTATCGAACCGGACATGGGTACGTCGATGGCGCTCTTCGGCACGGCCGTGGTCGTCATGTTCGCATCCGGGCTGCGCATGCGCCCGCTCATCATCTCACTTGGAATATTGGCACCTATCGGCTATTTGCTCATCCACTTCGCCTCGTACCGGAGCAGCCGCATGACCGCGTTCCTGCACCCGTTTAGCGCCGCGTCGCAGCAGGGCTCAGGCTACCAACTGATCCAGGGGCTTACCGCCATCGCCAACGGCGGGCTGACCGGACGCGGGTTCGATCTCAGCGTCATGGCCACAGGCTACCTGCCAGAGCCTTATACCGACTTCATCTTCGCGGTGTTCACCGAGCAGTGGGGGTGGCTCGGCGACGCAGGGTTACTGGCCATCTTCGCCGTTCTCATCTGGCGGGGATTTCGCGTGGCGAGGTACGCGCGAGATCGGTTCGGCGCCCTCCTCGCCATCGGGTTGACAAGCACCATCATCATTCAGGCGGCCATCAACCTCGGCGCGGTGACTTGGCTGTTGCCTGTGACCGGCATTCCGCTGCCGTTCATCAGCTACGGCGGCACGGCTATCGTGATCAACCTGCTCGCCATGGGGATTCTCATGAGCGTCTCGCGCGAGACGGCCGACACGGTGACCGACGTCGACTCCCTAGCGGAAATTCTCTCAGTGGACGAATTTCGAGCGGAGCGCGGGCAGACTTCGCAGCCGATGTCATCTCGCGCACAACGGCCGGCGCAGGTGACCAACCTTTCGTCGCGACGAGGCGCTTGGCCTGCGGGCACAAACGCGCAGAAGTCGCGTTCCGACGAGTCGTCGCAGATGAGGCGCAACCTCTCGCTGACATGGAAGGCACAACAGGAAGCGAGCGCGACGCGCGAAAATCGGACGAGTCGTCGCAATCATAGCGATGACAAAGAGTCACGTAAGCATAAGCGATAG
- a CDS encoding MBL fold metallo-hydrolase, producing MQTPAFPQPVRMTDDIWQIDLLEQGLRYRTGAYVIVDDKPTLIETGSANSHDALLAGLSAVGLTPQDLAYVVVTHVHLDHAGGAGQLMAKAPQAQLVVHPRGMRHMADPSKLWAGAKQVYGTKTEALFGGVVPVQSERILVREHEQTLSVGKRTLQFFDSPGHAKHHFTILSEVDRVLFAGDAVGILYPTDFTGFPFDFIAPSSSPIDFDPAAVHNTLDMLRELPFDWVYHAHFGKSLKHEAIDHTRRLADAFAAMIGRIYTPDITTQDVVEELRRLIADDLQRQGKTPLDMSVLDIDVVLDALGLVYYEKKRRGSNG from the coding sequence ATGCAGACACCAGCATTTCCACAACCCGTGAGGATGACAGACGACATTTGGCAAATCGATTTGTTGGAGCAAGGGCTACGCTACCGCACCGGCGCTTATGTCATCGTCGACGACAAGCCGACTTTGATTGAGACCGGTTCCGCGAATTCGCACGACGCTCTGCTGGCCGGCCTGTCAGCCGTCGGGCTGACACCACAGGACTTGGCGTACGTCGTCGTGACGCACGTCCATCTCGATCACGCTGGCGGCGCCGGCCAACTCATGGCCAAAGCGCCACAGGCACAACTCGTGGTCCACCCGCGAGGCATGCGACACATGGCCGACCCGAGCAAACTGTGGGCCGGCGCGAAGCAGGTCTATGGGACCAAGACCGAGGCGCTCTTCGGCGGCGTCGTACCTGTCCAAAGCGAGCGCATCCTGGTGCGAGAGCACGAGCAAACGCTCTCCGTCGGCAAGCGCACGCTCCAGTTTTTCGACTCCCCAGGTCACGCCAAACACCACTTCACCATCTTGAGCGAAGTGGACAGGGTTCTGTTCGCCGGAGATGCCGTAGGCATTCTCTATCCGACGGACTTTACTGGATTTCCCTTCGACTTTATCGCGCCATCCAGTTCGCCGATCGACTTCGACCCAGCTGCGGTTCACAACACCCTCGACATGCTTCGAGAGCTTCCTTTCGACTGGGTCTATCACGCCCACTTCGGCAAGTCGTTGAAACACGAGGCCATCGATCACACCCGCCGCTTGGCAGATGCGTTTGCAGCCATGATCGGACGAATTTACACGCCTGACATCACGACGCAAGATGTGGTGGAAGAATTGCGTCGGCTCATCGCGGACGACCTCCAACGGCAAGGAAAAACACCTCTGGATATGAGCGTCCTCGACATCGACGTGGTGCTCGATGCGCTAGGGCTCGTCTACTACGAGAAGAAGCGGCGAGGATCAAACGGCTAA
- the thpR gene encoding RNA 2',3'-cyclic phosphodiesterase — MRRLFFGLELPDEWKDELHALQSALKTRQVEAGAWSNPQLLHITVLFLGMVSDQDDAAIMEAGRQAAEQVRPIRLTTGALGQFSRNKVFWLGLSRNETDWDELTLLNRTVKDQVMERLPLELDEKHYRPHITLARKLRSQVDVERLRAPDKLTTVVSNLALFESIRIDGQLQYPVRARFELTGPGN; from the coding sequence GTGAGGCGTCTATTCTTCGGCCTCGAGTTGCCAGACGAGTGGAAAGACGAGCTTCACGCGTTGCAAAGCGCACTCAAGACACGCCAAGTGGAAGCGGGCGCCTGGAGCAATCCACAACTCCTACATATCACCGTGCTGTTTTTAGGGATGGTGTCAGACCAGGACGATGCAGCGATCATGGAGGCCGGTCGTCAAGCCGCTGAGCAAGTGAGGCCCATCCGGCTCACAACAGGCGCGCTTGGCCAGTTCTCGCGGAACAAAGTGTTTTGGTTGGGGCTGTCGCGCAACGAGACCGATTGGGACGAGCTCACTCTGCTCAATCGCACAGTGAAGGACCAGGTGATGGAGCGGCTGCCGCTCGAGTTGGACGAGAAGCACTACCGCCCGCACATTACCCTTGCGCGCAAGTTGCGGTCACAAGTGGACGTGGAACGACTGAGAGCACCGGACAAACTGACGACGGTCGTGTCAAACCTCGCTTTGTTCGAGTCCATCCGCATCGACGGACAACTACAGTATCCAGTGCGAGCCCGCTTTGAATTGACCGGGCCCGGCAACTGA
- a CDS encoding Spx/MgsR family RNA polymerase-binding regulatory protein: MLLYGYKRCSTCRDAQKTLQESGANVQFHDIVDRPPSEHTIRTWMERSGRPVEDFVNTRGTVYRERDLKHAKFSEDEWIRELSKDGKLLKRPILETDNEVFVGYHEGAYRRIALGEGQ; encoded by the coding sequence GTGCTCTTATACGGTTACAAGCGCTGCTCAACTTGTCGTGACGCTCAAAAGACACTCCAGGAGAGCGGGGCGAACGTGCAGTTTCACGACATCGTGGACAGGCCGCCAAGCGAACACACCATCCGCACATGGATGGAGCGGTCCGGGCGCCCTGTTGAGGACTTTGTGAATACGCGAGGGACGGTCTATCGCGAGCGAGATCTCAAACATGCGAAGTTTTCCGAGGATGAGTGGATCCGCGAACTGTCCAAGGACGGCAAGCTCCTGAAGCGCCCGATTCTGGAAACGGACAACGAAGTGTTTGTCGGTTACCACGAGGGCGCGTACCGGCGCATTGCCTTGGGCGAGGGACAGTGA
- a CDS encoding GAF domain-containing protein — MFTESAIEANNKQQFYGQIAEQLDHLLAGEANAIANLSNMSSLLNLHLKDINWVGFYLWSEGDGELILGPFQGKPACIRIPSGKGVCGAAAAKREPMVVEDVFSFPGHIACDPASRSEVVVPILVDGKLIGVLDIDSPTAARFDEHDAKGLERAIGILCKHTQF; from the coding sequence ATGTTTACGGAATCGGCCATTGAGGCAAACAATAAACAGCAATTTTACGGGCAAATCGCCGAGCAGCTCGACCACTTACTCGCCGGTGAGGCAAATGCAATTGCCAATTTGAGCAATATGTCGTCGCTGTTGAATCTGCACTTGAAAGACATCAACTGGGTCGGCTTTTATCTCTGGAGCGAAGGCGATGGTGAACTCATCCTCGGTCCGTTCCAAGGGAAGCCGGCGTGCATTCGAATTCCCTCTGGCAAGGGCGTGTGTGGTGCCGCTGCGGCGAAGCGCGAGCCAATGGTCGTCGAAGACGTGTTTTCCTTTCCAGGGCATATCGCGTGTGATCCAGCGTCGAGATCGGAGGTCGTCGTGCCGATTCTGGTCGATGGCAAGCTGATTGGGGTACTCGATATCGACAGCCCGACTGCCGCACGCTTTGACGAACACGATGCCAAGGGCCTCGAACGGGCGATAGGTATCCTGTGCAAGCACACCCAGTTTTGA
- a CDS encoding DUF1028 domain-containing protein, translating into MTKTPIRNHLPAVATFSIVAVDVATGEIGVGVQSKFLAVGSVVPWVRAGVGAIATQSWANTSYGPRGLELLEQGLHPSEVIAQLTGSDADKDARQVGIVNAKGDSATYTGNDCFAHASGIAGEGFAAQGNILASAAVVDGLVKGIHSEGALADRLIRALSLAQAAGGDKRGMQSAALYIAKPGAGYGGFNDRFIDLRVDEHASPIQELDRLLHLQRLYFGRTRQEDVLPLAGDTLTEVRDLLRQKGYETGAGPTYDDTTKSQLQKYFLTENFDDRWTEEAKIDGLVLDYMRKH; encoded by the coding sequence TTGACGAAGACCCCTATACGCAATCACCTTCCTGCCGTCGCCACGTTTTCCATCGTGGCCGTCGACGTAGCTACCGGCGAGATCGGCGTCGGCGTGCAATCCAAATTTCTTGCAGTCGGTTCGGTCGTACCGTGGGTACGCGCAGGTGTCGGCGCGATTGCGACGCAAAGCTGGGCGAATACAAGCTACGGACCCCGCGGCCTCGAACTCCTTGAGCAAGGGCTGCACCCAAGTGAAGTCATCGCGCAACTCACGGGTTCGGATGCTGACAAAGACGCCCGCCAGGTGGGCATCGTGAACGCGAAAGGCGACAGCGCCACATACACTGGGAATGACTGCTTCGCTCACGCCAGTGGGATCGCCGGAGAAGGGTTTGCTGCACAAGGGAACATTCTAGCGTCAGCGGCGGTCGTCGACGGGCTCGTGAAGGGTATCCACTCGGAAGGGGCACTAGCTGACAGGTTGATTCGCGCGTTGTCACTCGCGCAAGCGGCGGGCGGCGACAAGCGGGGCATGCAGTCCGCCGCGCTCTACATCGCCAAGCCAGGCGCTGGCTACGGCGGCTTCAACGATCGCTTTATCGACCTGCGCGTCGACGAACACGCTTCGCCCATTCAAGAGTTAGACAGGCTTCTGCACCTGCAGCGCCTGTACTTCGGCAGAACCCGCCAGGAGGACGTTTTGCCGCTTGCTGGCGACACCCTCACAGAGGTGCGGGACCTGCTTCGCCAAAAGGGGTACGAAACGGGAGCTGGCCCGACGTACGACGATACGACTAAATCGCAACTTCAAAAGTATTTCCTGACGGAAAACTTCGATGACCGTTGGACAGAAGAGGCCAAGATAGACGGTCTCGTCCTCGACTACATGCGCAAGCATTGA
- a CDS encoding MurT ligase domain-containing protein — protein MLGIWIGKLVTWLLRMRGMDATSFPGKIALKFSPRLIAWFGRRIERVIVVTGTNGKTTTTSLLAAMMQHEEPVITNHKGANLLQGIATAFLQHASWTGKLSAKTAVLEVDEATFPLLADSLPIVVIAVTNVFRDQLDRYGELDVTVDKLFSAIRKTDACLVLNADDPICRNLGLRASRKTYYYGMSRDTARAALRRQMRDGQFCMNCGHELVYDAFWYGQLGLYRCPSCDFARPHPEFIGVYRGKTMALCEEQLPEVELKMPVQGLYNAYNVLAAASAARVIGLWAGPIHDGLADYNPPDGRMQSFDTKAPVTLNLIKNPTGCDSVVQAVVSEPGEKVVVIGINDLAADGRDVSWLWDADFELFAEDANVVSFIASGYRAEDMALRLKYAGIDSSRIRVESDMDAAMDSAIESARLQRVPVFALCTYTLLHKTVHTLTAKARDHERANAEYRASVS, from the coding sequence ATGCTCGGCATTTGGATTGGTAAGTTGGTCACCTGGCTTCTGCGTATGCGAGGGATGGATGCGACTAGCTTCCCAGGGAAAATCGCCTTAAAGTTTTCACCACGCCTGATCGCCTGGTTTGGCAGGCGGATCGAACGGGTGATTGTTGTCACCGGAACGAATGGAAAGACCACGACGACCTCGCTGCTCGCTGCGATGATGCAGCACGAGGAGCCTGTCATCACGAATCACAAAGGAGCTAACTTGCTCCAGGGCATCGCGACGGCGTTTCTGCAACACGCGAGTTGGACGGGCAAACTGTCCGCCAAAACGGCGGTCCTCGAAGTGGACGAGGCGACTTTTCCACTCTTGGCAGATAGCCTTCCCATCGTCGTCATCGCTGTGACCAACGTCTTTCGCGACCAATTGGACAGGTACGGCGAGCTGGACGTCACCGTCGACAAGCTGTTCTCGGCCATCCGCAAGACGGACGCCTGCTTAGTATTGAACGCGGACGATCCCATCTGTCGCAACCTCGGCCTGCGCGCTAGCCGCAAGACGTACTACTACGGAATGTCGCGCGACACCGCTCGCGCCGCCCTGCGCCGGCAGATGAGAGACGGTCAGTTTTGCATGAACTGTGGGCACGAGCTGGTCTACGATGCGTTCTGGTACGGCCAGTTGGGGCTGTACCGCTGCCCGTCGTGCGACTTCGCGCGCCCGCATCCGGAATTTATCGGCGTGTATCGCGGAAAGACGATGGCACTGTGTGAGGAGCAATTGCCCGAGGTGGAATTGAAGATGCCTGTGCAAGGCCTGTACAACGCCTACAACGTGCTGGCGGCTGCGTCGGCGGCACGTGTCATCGGACTCTGGGCCGGGCCTATTCACGACGGCTTGGCGGACTACAATCCGCCGGACGGTCGCATGCAGTCCTTCGATACCAAGGCACCTGTCACGCTGAACCTGATCAAGAATCCCACCGGTTGCGACAGCGTCGTGCAGGCCGTCGTGTCAGAACCTGGCGAGAAAGTGGTCGTGATCGGCATCAACGATCTCGCCGCCGACGGCCGCGACGTATCCTGGCTCTGGGATGCCGACTTTGAACTGTTCGCGGAGGACGCCAACGTCGTGTCGTTTATCGCAAGCGGATATCGTGCGGAGGACATGGCCCTGCGCTTAAAATACGCCGGCATCGACAGCTCGCGCATTCGCGTGGAGTCCGACATGGACGCGGCGATGGATTCCGCCATTGAATCGGCACGCCTGCAACGCGTTCCCGTATTTGCACTCTGTACGTATACGCTGCTTCACAAGACCGTCCACACTCTAACAGCAAAGGCGAGAGACCATGAACGAGCGAACGCTGAATATCGCGCATCTGTATCCTGA